A window of Streptomyces gilvosporeus contains these coding sequences:
- a CDS encoding DUF2867 domain-containing protein yields MHTRTVAAPADTVGALIDRLGGDPDPVFPVPAWPAMRFDRPLGVGADGGHGFVRYRVAVHEPGRRIRFDFTPGPSGFHEVTVHPLGPDGCRVEHVLDRQLHGRRRLLWYAAVGAVHRTVVEELLDNIERAATGHVRHPVRPSPRVRLFRRLVWERPKAVSLPAEARLARGAFSRTDFQDAWQMELPPGMPTDPAAWEGVLRGIPVTGRADRELLLGKDAGHLDFRASLLLADDRVTLSTVVRTHHLGGRLYLALVRHLHPVMARLMLRRTHRRLALAAPTAGERERARTQERKGERTDG; encoded by the coding sequence GTGCACACCCGCACCGTCGCCGCCCCGGCCGACACCGTCGGTGCCCTCATCGACCGGCTGGGCGGCGACCCGGATCCCGTCTTCCCGGTGCCGGCCTGGCCGGCCATGCGGTTCGACCGGCCGCTGGGGGTCGGCGCCGACGGTGGCCACGGCTTCGTCCGCTACCGCGTCGCCGTCCATGAACCCGGCCGCCGTATCCGCTTCGACTTCACCCCCGGCCCGTCCGGATTCCACGAGGTCACCGTGCACCCCCTGGGCCCGGACGGCTGCCGTGTCGAGCATGTCCTGGACAGGCAACTGCACGGTCGGCGCAGGCTGTTGTGGTACGCGGCGGTGGGCGCCGTCCACCGCACGGTCGTCGAGGAGCTCCTCGACAACATCGAGCGGGCGGCCACCGGCCACGTCCGCCACCCCGTCCGCCCCTCGCCCCGCGTCCGCCTCTTCCGCCGCCTGGTGTGGGAGCGCCCGAAGGCCGTTTCCCTCCCCGCCGAGGCCCGGTTGGCACGCGGTGCCTTCTCTCGTACGGACTTCCAGGACGCCTGGCAGATGGAGCTGCCGCCCGGTATGCCCACCGATCCGGCCGCCTGGGAGGGCGTACTGCGCGGCATCCCCGTCACGGGCCGGGCGGACCGGGAGCTGCTCCTGGGGAAGGACGCCGGGCACCTGGACTTCCGCGCCTCGCTCCTCCTCGCGGACGACCGCGTCACGCTGAGCACGGTCGTCCGCACCCACCACCTCGGCGGACGCCTCTACCTCGCCCTCGTCCGTCACCTTCACCCCGTCATGGCCCGTCTGATGCTGCGTCGTACGCATCGCCGGCTCGCGCTGGCCGCACCGACCGCGGGGGAGCGGGAACGGGCGCGGACGCAGGAGCGGAAAGGGGAGCGGACGGACGGCTAG
- a CDS encoding CoA transferase, translating into MGQRQHSAMRQLPYTGTDLAWAALGGDPALTGRISYGGPPGLLAARLPVRALARSAVAVCALAAAELTAERNGGPVPGVRVDDGAVATAFVSERHLRIDGRAPSVFAPLSRFWRTADGWVRTHANYPHHRARLLHALGLPENAGPDEAAAVLAGRRAEEIEETVYAAGGLAVAARTPEEWAAHPQGVAVAARPLLTLEPLGAGTPPGPLPPLTGDVSLPAAGLRVLDLTRVIAGPVATRTLALLGADVLRIDAPQLPESQDAHSDTGFGKRSTALDLGTRSGRAAFEELLATADVVVTGYRPGALDRFGLSPEALAERRPGMIVARVSAWGDNGPWGGRRGFDSLVQVATGIAAIEADGEGNPGALPAQALDHGTGYLLAAAVLRALTERARTGGSRVATLSLARTARWLVQGVEATERDGGGAGSDGAGYDAERYLRDTDSPVGRLRHALPPVAFDGGPTMWATPPGRCGADAPEWR; encoded by the coding sequence ATGGGGCAACGACAGCACAGCGCGATGCGGCAACTCCCGTACACCGGCACGGATCTGGCCTGGGCGGCTCTCGGCGGTGACCCGGCCCTCACCGGGCGCATCAGCTACGGCGGGCCGCCCGGTCTCCTCGCGGCCCGGCTGCCGGTACGGGCGCTCGCCCGGAGCGCCGTCGCGGTCTGCGCGCTCGCGGCGGCGGAGTTGACGGCCGAGCGCAACGGCGGCCCGGTGCCCGGTGTACGGGTCGATGACGGTGCGGTGGCCACCGCCTTCGTCAGCGAACGGCATCTGCGGATCGACGGCCGGGCGCCTTCGGTGTTCGCCCCGCTCTCCCGCTTCTGGCGCACCGCCGACGGCTGGGTGCGCACCCACGCCAACTACCCGCACCACCGTGCCCGTTTGCTGCACGCACTCGGCCTTCCGGAGAACGCCGGACCGGACGAGGCCGCGGCCGTACTCGCCGGACGCCGGGCCGAGGAGATCGAGGAGACCGTGTACGCCGCGGGCGGGCTGGCGGTCGCCGCCCGTACCCCCGAGGAGTGGGCCGCCCACCCCCAGGGCGTCGCGGTGGCCGCGCGCCCCCTGCTGACCCTGGAACCGCTCGGTGCCGGCACCCCGCCCGGTCCCCTGCCGCCGCTCACCGGCGATGTCTCGCTGCCCGCCGCCGGGCTGCGCGTCCTGGACCTGACGCGGGTGATCGCCGGACCGGTCGCCACCCGTACCCTCGCGCTGCTCGGCGCGGACGTCTTGCGGATCGATGCGCCGCAGCTGCCGGAGAGTCAGGACGCCCACAGCGACACCGGGTTCGGCAAACGCTCCACCGCCCTCGACCTGGGCACCCGCTCCGGCCGCGCCGCCTTCGAGGAACTGCTGGCCACCGCGGACGTCGTGGTGACCGGCTACCGTCCGGGCGCCCTGGACCGCTTCGGCCTGTCCCCCGAGGCGCTGGCAGAACGCCGCCCCGGGATGATCGTCGCCCGCGTGTCCGCCTGGGGCGACAACGGCCCCTGGGGCGGTCGCCGCGGCTTCGACAGCCTGGTCCAGGTGGCCACCGGGATCGCGGCGATCGAGGCGGACGGGGAGGGCAACCCGGGCGCGCTGCCCGCGCAGGCGCTGGACCACGGGACGGGATATCTGCTGGCGGCGGCGGTGCTGCGGGCGCTCACCGAGCGGGCGCGGACGGGCGGTTCGCGGGTGGCGACGCTGTCGCTGGCGCGTACGGCCCGGTGGCTGGTGCAGGGTGTCGAGGCGACAGAACGGGACGGCGGTGGGGCGGGATCCGACGGTGCGGGGTACGACGCCGAACGGTATCTCCGCGACACCGACAGCCCGGTGGGGCGGCTGCGCCATGCCCTGCCGCCGGTGGCGTTCGACGGCGGGCCGACGATGTGGGCCACGCCGCCGGGGCGGTGCGGGGCGGACGCGCCGGAGTGGCGGTGA
- a CDS encoding DUF5107 domain-containing protein → MATSVRRTTLTLPAAPIGPDNPLPALRTGPDLHRIEIPEDAGLPADMARQIGYGPLRSILPTRLRDGYGRDRRSTDVDALVIENERLRATVLPGLGGRVYSLHHKPTGRELLYRNPVLQPANFALNGAWFSGGIEWNIGATGHTTLSCAPLHAARVPAPDGGEMLRLWEWERLRDLPFQVDLWLPEGSDFLHVGVRIRNPHHHTVPVYWWSNTAVPEGAHTRVLAPADAAWQFGYDRTLRRVPVPVADGADRTYPLRSEIPADYFYDVPDGPRRWIASLDAEGHGLVQTSTDSLRGRKLFLWGAGRAGRRWQEWLTEPGTGGYAEIQAGLARTQLEHVPLDAGGEFAWLEAYGPLDADAATVHGDDWGAARGEVAARLEAALPRADVEAAYAAWRPYADHEPKEALATGSGWGALEVARAGFDLPGTPFDTATLGPAQRPWLTLLETGDLPPEGPVPGPALVAPAWRDLLESALPGPATDYHLGLAQWHAGDRAQAVRSWERALAAGGGRLSLDALPLYCLAVAEAEAGEAVRAADRYAEAFGCAARFAETLASDDASARAWRAVLPALAREAVPALLAVDRAEEACDLLAHLRQEDLADGRFRLLTAQVLLAQGEPAAARAVFEAGFEIPDLREGEETLSDTWYALTERLIAGSGPVTDAVRAEARSRHPLPARYEFRMRPV, encoded by the coding sequence GTGGCCACGAGTGTGCGACGCACCACCCTGACCCTTCCCGCCGCCCCCATCGGCCCGGACAACCCGCTCCCGGCCCTGCGCACGGGCCCCGACCTGCACCGTATCGAGATCCCCGAGGACGCTGGGCTGCCCGCCGACATGGCCCGCCAGATCGGCTACGGCCCGCTGCGCTCGATCCTGCCCACCCGGCTGCGCGACGGTTACGGACGCGACCGCCGCAGCACCGACGTCGACGCGCTGGTCATCGAGAACGAGCGGCTGCGCGCCACCGTCCTGCCCGGACTCGGCGGCCGGGTGTACTCCCTGCACCACAAGCCGACGGGCCGCGAACTCCTGTACCGCAACCCGGTGTTGCAGCCCGCCAACTTCGCCCTCAACGGCGCCTGGTTCTCCGGCGGCATCGAATGGAACATCGGCGCCACCGGCCACACCACCCTCTCCTGCGCCCCGTTGCACGCCGCCCGCGTCCCGGCACCGGACGGCGGGGAGATGCTGCGCCTGTGGGAGTGGGAGCGGTTGCGCGACCTGCCCTTCCAGGTGGACCTGTGGCTGCCCGAGGGCTCCGACTTCCTCCACGTCGGCGTACGGATCCGCAATCCGCACCACCACACCGTCCCCGTCTACTGGTGGTCCAACACCGCCGTCCCCGAGGGCGCGCACACCCGCGTCCTGGCCCCCGCCGACGCGGCCTGGCAGTTCGGCTACGACCGCACCCTGCGCCGCGTTCCGGTCCCCGTGGCGGACGGCGCCGACCGGACCTACCCCCTGCGCAGCGAGATCCCCGCCGACTACTTCTACGATGTCCCCGACGGCCCCCGCCGATGGATCGCCTCCCTCGACGCCGAGGGCCACGGCCTCGTCCAGACCTCCACCGACAGCCTGCGCGGCCGCAAGCTGTTCCTGTGGGGCGCCGGGCGCGCCGGGCGGCGCTGGCAGGAGTGGCTGACCGAACCGGGCACCGGCGGCTATGCCGAGATCCAGGCCGGTCTGGCCCGTACGCAGCTGGAGCACGTACCGCTCGACGCGGGCGGCGAGTTCGCGTGGCTGGAGGCGTACGGGCCGCTGGACGCCGATGCGGCCACCGTGCACGGGGACGACTGGGGCGCGGCGCGCGGTGAGGTCGCCGCGCGGCTGGAGGCGGCGCTGCCGCGGGCCGACGTCGAGGCCGCCTACGCCGCCTGGCGCCCGTACGCCGACCACGAACCGAAGGAGGCGCTGGCCACCGGCTCCGGCTGGGGCGCCCTCGAAGTGGCCCGCGCCGGATTCGACCTGCCGGGCACCCCGTTCGACACGGCGACCCTCGGACCGGCCCAGCGGCCCTGGCTGACCCTCCTCGAAACCGGCGATCTGCCGCCCGAAGGGCCCGTACCCGGCCCGGCGCTGGTCGCCCCCGCCTGGCGCGACCTGCTGGAATCGGCGCTGCCGGGCCCGGCCACGGACTATCACCTGGGCCTGGCCCAGTGGCATGCCGGCGACCGCGCGCAGGCCGTCCGCAGCTGGGAGCGGGCGCTGGCGGCCGGCGGCGGCCGGCTGTCGCTGGACGCGCTGCCGCTGTACTGCCTGGCGGTCGCCGAGGCCGAGGCGGGCGAGGCGGTACGGGCCGCCGACCGGTACGCCGAGGCGTTCGGCTGCGCGGCTCGCTTCGCCGAGACGCTGGCGTCCGACGACGCCTCCGCGCGGGCCTGGCGGGCGGTGCTGCCCGCGCTCGCCCGGGAGGCGGTCCCGGCGCTGCTCGCCGTGGACCGCGCCGAGGAGGCGTGCGATCTGCTGGCCCATCTGCGCCAGGAGGACCTGGCCGACGGCCGCTTCCGCCTGCTGACCGCCCAGGTCCTGCTCGCCCAGGGCGAACCGGCCGCGGCCCGTGCGGTGTTCGAGGCCGGCTTCGAGATCCCCGACCTGCGCGAGGGCGAGGAGACCCTCAGCGACACCTGGTACGCCCTCACCGAACGCCTCATCGCCGGCAGCGGCCCGGTCACCGACGCCGTGCGCGCCGAAGCCCGCTCCCGTCACCCGCTCCCGGCGCGCTACGAGTTCCGGATGCGGCCGGTGTGA